From Tripterygium wilfordii isolate XIE 37 chromosome 13, ASM1340144v1, whole genome shotgun sequence, the proteins below share one genomic window:
- the LOC120013633 gene encoding cell division cycle protein 123 homolog isoform X2 codes for MKEEDVNRCQIHEWIHNPEEEDDYQVLEGSGDEAEEPPSPPSFPELELQIKASIETLGGAVFPKLNWSAPKDSAWISSSGTLRCTSFSEIALLLRSSDSLIHDMCHAYDSCIDKTVSKPPSFFLALRKWYPSFRPEMEFRCFVWGHQLVGISQREVTTFYPVLLEKKRNLEVLIHNFFTDHVRFKFESENYTFDVYLTQDERVKIIDFNPWGAFTLPLLFTWDELEQNVREEERMDFRIVETQCAVRPGLKTAVPYDYLDTSEGSGWDQFLRNADEELQRQSRSSEAGG; via the exons ATGAAGGAAGAAGACGTGAATCGTTGCCAGATACATGAATG GATCCATAATCCGGAAGAGGAAGATGACTATCAAGTATTAGAAGGATCTGGAGATGAAGCAGAAGAACCACCATCACCCCCTTCTTTCCCAGAACTTGAATTGCAAATTAAGGCATCAATTGAAACCCTTGGTGGTGCAGTATTTCCTAAGCTCAATTGGAGCGCGCCAAAAGACTCTGCTTGGATTAGCTCATCCGGGACCCTCCGATGCACTTCATTCAGTGAGATTGCATTGTTATTGCGATCTTCTGATTCGTTGATCCATGATATGTGTCATGCATATGATTCGTGCATTGACAAAACTGTTTCAAAACCTCCAAGTTTCTTTCTTGCCCTCCGCAAGTGGTACCCCTCTTTCAGACCAGAGATGGAATTTCGCTGCTTTGTATGGGGTCACCAGCTTGTTGGGATTTCGCAGCGTGAAGTTACTACATTTTATCCAGTTCTtcttgagaagaaaagaaatcttGAAGTGCTGATCCACAATTTCTTTACAGATCATGTGAGGTTTAAGTTTGAATCAGAAAATTACACATTTGACGTATATCTGACACAGGATGAGCGGGTTAAGATCATTGATTTCAACCCATGGGGTGCCTTTACATTGCCATTGCTATTTACTTGGGATGAACTGGAGCAAAATGTTAGGGAAGAAGAACGTATGGACTTTAGAATTGTGGAAACCCAGTGTGCTGTCCGACCAGGTTTAAAGACAGCAGTACCATATGATTATCTGGATACGTCCGAAGGGAGTGGCTGGGACCAGTTCTTGAGAAATGCTGATGAGGAGTTGCAGCGACAGTCAAGGTCTTCAGAAGCTGGTGGTTGA
- the LOC120013864 gene encoding uncharacterized protein LOC120013864 — MAEESMSRVRAFSSPELAHSSANVPERPEDYSLEGIATNIKLLLKLVQDHSDASTRSNDDRKLQRVAGMMTILDDVKSRIEKHQSFNARRKAAFRRCNTELRPNHPMNDKKPTDLITDEKEKLRKQLSASLAARKSLEMMISSLGKEKKIMASELARKVGESNEMEELISNLKSQNENLLGKLQSCAKEHKEKKSSSSGDIQGNAAHQERNKALSEQLLRSLDGYRHLKRKYTDLKKENVALHTTLEELGAEVMSGLQRVYSLKQMISNGNHEAVDIEGDISALEHTFKSLNMKMSKG, encoded by the exons ATGGCTGAGGAGAGTATGAGCAGGGTTCGAGCATTTTCGTCCCCAGAGTTAGCTCATTCTTCCGCAAATGTACCTGAAAGACCTGAAGATTATAGCTTAGAAG GAATTGCTACAAATATTAAGTTACTTCTAAAACTAGTCCAAGATCATTCTGATGCATCGACAAGAAGCAATGACGATCGAAAACTGCAAAGGGTAGCTGGAATGATGACCATTCTAGACGATGTTAAATCTCGAATAGAGAAACATCAGTCGTTTAACGCCAGAAGAAAGGCTGCATTTCGCCGATGCAACACAGAACTCAGGCCTAACCATCCCATGAATGATAAAAAGCCTACTGACCTAATAACAGATGAGAAGGAAAAATTAAGGAAACAACTCAGCGCAAGCTTAGCAGCGCGAAAGAGCCTTGAAATGATGATCTCAAGCTTggggaaggagaagaagattaTGGCATCAGAGCTTGCAAGGAAAGTAGGCGAATCGAATGAGATGGAAGAACTTATCAGCAACCTTAAATCGCAAAACGAGAACTTGCTGGGAAAGTTACAATCTTGCGCTAAAGAGCACAAGGAGAAGAAGTCATCAAGCAGTGGTGATATTCAAGGGAATGCAGCACACCAGGAACGTAACAAGGCATTGTCAGAGCAACTTCTGAGGTCTCTTGACGGGTATCGACATTTAAAGAGGAAATACACAGAtctgaaaaaggaaaatgtagCTCTTCACACGACGCTGGAGGAATTGGGGGCGGAAGTAATGTCTGGACTTCAGCGAGTGTATAGTTTGAAGCAAATGATCAGTAATGGCAATCATGAAGCTGTAGATATTGAAGGGGATATTTCAGCATTAGAGCATACATTCAAAAGCTTAAACATGAAGATGTCAAAAGGATGA
- the LOC120012280 gene encoding uncharacterized protein LOC120012280 isoform X2 produces the protein MKLWKAIEKGDLNTVKDRISHNPGTKNMRNPNSGMTTLHYAIYAGRAEIAEELMKDMSAEDLERQDCSGATFLHIVALTGATEIAESLVKRHDGLLGFANSQGHIPVVTACVSDQTATAIFLYDVTSASFSFPEIILHGTNLLHYAILSKNFGIALDLVQSFPTLAIAPSSPLPSTVVNLSYMPSAFNSSSQLSFCQRLIYKVMPVPDIKSDIPGGFISLNSYGLKQMTRLVLCFFKFKAIRQIYDMKLIHAQAVALLRRICRQLSSLDSEELEERGIHIAISEAIRQGIREIIVEMTKAYPELIMSQYTYSTYIFRYAIKYRQENIFNLTDKLDARKSSTFADVDSLGNNVLHLAAQLAPFPRLSRISGAALQMQRELQWRWRPFQVPFLKK, from the exons ATGAAATTATGGAAGGCCATAGAAAAAGGTGACTTGAATACTGTGAAGGACCGCATTAGCCATAATCCAGGTACAAAAAATATGAGAAACCCAAATAGTGGCATGACGACTCTTCATTATGCAATTTATGCTGGGCGTGCGGAGATTGCTGAGGAGTTGATGAAGGACATGTCAGCAGAAGACTTAGAACGACAAGATTGTTCCGGTGCCACCTTCCTACATATTGTTGCTCTTACTGGTGCTACTGAGATTGCTGAAAGTTTGGTGAAACGACATGACGGCCTGCTTGGCTTTGCTAACAGTCAAGGACATATTCCAGTTGTGACAGCATGTGTTAGTGACCAAACAGCTACTGCCATTTTCCTTTACGATGTCACTTCAGCTAGCTTTTCTTTCCCTGAAATCATTTTGCATGGAACTAATCTCCTTCACTATGCTATTTTAAGCAAAAATTTTG GTATTGCTCTGGATCTAGTCCAGAGTTTCCCAACTTTGGCTATAGCTCCGAGCAGTCCATTGCCAAGTACTGTGGTCAATTTATCTTATATGCCTTCTGCATTCAACAGCAGTAGTCAGCTTTCTTTCTGCCAAAGGTTGATTTACAAAG TTATGCCCGTACCAGATATTAAAAGTGATATTCCTGGTGGATTCATTTCTCTAAATAGCTATG GGCTGAAACAAATGACTCGATTGGTTTTATGTTTCTTCAAATTCAAAG CAATCAGGCAAATATATGATATGAAGTTAATCCATGCCCAGGCTGTTGCACTTCTACGCCGCATATGTCGACAACTATCTTCGTTAGATAGCGAAGAACTTGAAGAGAGGGGTATTCATATTGCAATAAGTGAAGCTATAAGGCAGGGGATAAGAGAAATAATTGTTGAGATGACTAAGGCTTATCCTGAGCTAATAATGAGCCAGTACACCTATTCAACATACATATTTAGGTATGCAATTAAATATCGCCAAGAAAACATTTTTAACTTGACCGATAAGCTTGATGCACGGAAAAGTTCAACATTCGCTGATGTGGATAGCTTAGGCAATAATGTGCTACATTTGGCGGCGCAGTTAGCACCTTTCCCTCGGCTTTCGCGCATCTCGGGTGCAGCTCTCCAGATGCAAAGAGAATTGCAGTG GAGGTGGAGACCCTTTCAAGTCCCATTCTTAAAGAAATGA
- the LOC120012280 gene encoding uncharacterized protein LOC120012280 isoform X1, which yields MKLWKAIEKGDLNTVKDRISHNPGTKNMRNPNSGMTTLHYAIYAGRAEIAEELMKDMSAEDLERQDCSGATFLHIVALTGATEIAESLVKRHDGLLGFANSQGHIPVVTACVSDQTATAIFLYDVTSASFSFPEIILHGTNLLHYAILSKNFGIALDLVQSFPTLAIAPSSPLPSTVVNLSYMPSAFNSSSQLSFCQRLIYKVMPVPDIKSDIPGGFISLNSYGLKQMTRLVLCFFKFKAIRQIYDMKLIHAQAVALLRRICRQLSSLDSEELEERGIHIAISEAIRQGIREIIVEMTKAYPELIMSQYTYSTYIFRYAIKYRQENIFNLTDKLDARKSSTFADVDSLGNNVLHLAAQLAPFPRLSRISGAALQMQRELQWYKEVETLSSPILKEMRNCDGEKPHQVFTRSHKELLMEGEKWMKKTATSFTIASALIVTIMFAAAFTVPGGNKQESGLPNFLHEKSFRIFVISDAVALYAEEDFLTSLPTKLIVALSTLFLSIVAMMVSFCAALMIIMDGQLLLVIPIFLLAGIPVTLFILLQFPLLCEILVATSISIFR from the exons ATGAAATTATGGAAGGCCATAGAAAAAGGTGACTTGAATACTGTGAAGGACCGCATTAGCCATAATCCAGGTACAAAAAATATGAGAAACCCAAATAGTGGCATGACGACTCTTCATTATGCAATTTATGCTGGGCGTGCGGAGATTGCTGAGGAGTTGATGAAGGACATGTCAGCAGAAGACTTAGAACGACAAGATTGTTCCGGTGCCACCTTCCTACATATTGTTGCTCTTACTGGTGCTACTGAGATTGCTGAAAGTTTGGTGAAACGACATGACGGCCTGCTTGGCTTTGCTAACAGTCAAGGACATATTCCAGTTGTGACAGCATGTGTTAGTGACCAAACAGCTACTGCCATTTTCCTTTACGATGTCACTTCAGCTAGCTTTTCTTTCCCTGAAATCATTTTGCATGGAACTAATCTCCTTCACTATGCTATTTTAAGCAAAAATTTTG GTATTGCTCTGGATCTAGTCCAGAGTTTCCCAACTTTGGCTATAGCTCCGAGCAGTCCATTGCCAAGTACTGTGGTCAATTTATCTTATATGCCTTCTGCATTCAACAGCAGTAGTCAGCTTTCTTTCTGCCAAAGGTTGATTTACAAAG TTATGCCCGTACCAGATATTAAAAGTGATATTCCTGGTGGATTCATTTCTCTAAATAGCTATG GGCTGAAACAAATGACTCGATTGGTTTTATGTTTCTTCAAATTCAAAG CAATCAGGCAAATATATGATATGAAGTTAATCCATGCCCAGGCTGTTGCACTTCTACGCCGCATATGTCGACAACTATCTTCGTTAGATAGCGAAGAACTTGAAGAGAGGGGTATTCATATTGCAATAAGTGAAGCTATAAGGCAGGGGATAAGAGAAATAATTGTTGAGATGACTAAGGCTTATCCTGAGCTAATAATGAGCCAGTACACCTATTCAACATACATATTTAGGTATGCAATTAAATATCGCCAAGAAAACATTTTTAACTTGACCGATAAGCTTGATGCACGGAAAAGTTCAACATTCGCTGATGTGGATAGCTTAGGCAATAATGTGCTACATTTGGCGGCGCAGTTAGCACCTTTCCCTCGGCTTTCGCGCATCTCGGGTGCAGCTCTCCAGATGCAAAGAGAATTGCAGTGGTATAAG GAGGTGGAGACCCTTTCAAGTCCCATTCTTAAAGAAATGAGAAATTGCGACGGAGAGAAACCACACCAAGTGTTCACGAGGAGCCATAAAGAATTGTTGATGGAAGGAGAGAAATGGATGAAGAAAACTGCTACCTCTTTTACAATTGCAAGCGCTCTTATTGTCACGATTATGTTTGCTGCAGCATTTACTGTTCCAGGTGGTAACAAGCAGGAAAGTGGCCTCCCAAACTTCTTACATGAGAAATCTTTTAGGATTTTCGTAATCTCTGACGCTGTTGCTCTGTATGCCGAAGAAGATTTCTTAACTTCCTTGCCAACAAAGTTGATCGTTGCCCTTTCCACGCTTTTCCTCTCAATTGTAGCAATGATGGTATCCTTTTGTGCAGCTTTGATGATTATCATGGATGGACAGCTGCTGCTAGTAATTCCAATCTTTTTGCTTGCTGGTATTCCAGTGACCCTTTTTATATTATTACAGTTTCCTCTCCTATGTGAGATTTTGGTTGCCACATCCATATCAATCTTCCGCTAG
- the LOC120013131 gene encoding BTB/POZ domain-containing protein At1g30440: MACVKLGSKSDAFQRQGQAWFCTTGLPSDIVVEVGEMSFHLHKFPLLSRSGVMERLIAEASDEEEEKCVINLPDIPGGAKTFELVAKFCYGVKLELTASNVVYLRCAAEHLEMSEEYGEGNLITQTETFFNKVVLRNWKDSLRALQTCDDILNYAEELNITNRCIESLAMKASTDPNLFGWPVMNHGGPMQSPGGSVLWNGISTGARPKNVNSDWWYNDLSTLRLPLYKRLISVMESRGIRQDIVAGSLTYYAKKYLPGLNRRKNTSESSTRLTPTVLGSPPSEEDQKLLLEEIDRFLPLQKGLVPAKFLFGLLRTAMILKASDSCISNLEKRIGMQLDQATLDDLLMPNFSYSMETLYNVDCVQRILEHFLAMDQITGGASPCSVDDGQIIGSPSLTPVTMVAKLIDGYLAEVAPDVNLKLPKFQALAAAVPEYARPLDDGLYRAIDIYLKSHPWLEESDREQLCRLMDCQKLSLEACTHAAQNERLPLRIIVQVLFFEQLQLRTSIAGCFLVSDNLDGSRPLRSGIAASSEGGWATAVRENQVLKVGMDNMRTRVSELEKECSNMRQEIEKLGRTKGSNTWAKKFGFKLKSQMCSAQEGSVSNHNSNSGKIEQAKHKKN, encoded by the exons ATGGCTTGCGTGAAACTGGGATCTAAGAGTGATGCATTCCAACGACAGGGACAAGCCTG GTTTTGCACGACAGGGCTTCCTAGTGATATCGTTGTTGAAGTTGGGGAAATGTCCTTTCATCTTCACAAG TTTCCGCTGCTATCTAGAAGTGGAGTTATGGAAAGGTTGATTGCAGAAGCAtcagatgaagaagaggaaaaatGTGTAATAAATCTTCCAGATATACCAGGTGGTGCCAAAACATTTGAACTTGTTGCCAAGTTCTGCTATGGTGTAAAACTTGAACTTACTGCCTCAAATGTTGTGTACCTGCGGTGTGCTGCTGAGCATCTTGAAATGTCTGAAGAATATGGGGAGGGTAATCTTATTACACAGACTGAAACCTTTTTCAATAAAGTAGTCCTCCGTAACTGGAAAGACTCCCTAAGGGCACTTCAAACATGTGATGATATTCTTAACTATGCTGAAGAACTCAATATCACCAACAGATGTATTGAGTCCCTAGCCATGAAGGCATCGACTGACCCAAATCTATTTGGGTGGCCTGTCATGAATCATGGTGGGCCCATGCAGAGTCCGGGTGGGAGTGTCTTGTGGAATGGGATAAGCACAGGTGCCAGACCCAAAAATGTAAATTCAGATTGGTGGTATAATGATTTATCAACTTTGAGGTTACCTTTATACAAGAGGTTGATTTCGGTCATGGAATCTCGTGGTATCAGACAGGATATTGTTGCTGGATCTCTTACTTATTATGCAAAGAAGTACCTCCCTGGGCTGAACCGGCGCAAAAACACTAGTGAGTCTAGCACCCGTCTGACTCCCACGGTTTTGGGGTCTCCACCATCTGAAGAAGACCAGAAGCTATTACTGGAAGAGATTGATCGGTTTCTTCCTCTTCAAAAGGGACTAGTTCCAGCAAAGTTTTTATTTGGTCTGCTACGCACAGCCATGATTCTGAAAGCCAGCGACTCTTGCATATCGAACTTGGAAAAAAGAATAGGAATGCAGCTTGATCAAGCAACTTTGGATGATCTCCTAATGCCCAACTTTTCATACTCCATGGAAACACTTTACAATGTTGACTGTGTGCAGCGGATCCTCGAGCATTTCCTTGCCATGGACCAGATTACAGGTGGGGCCTCGCCATGTTCAGTTGATGATGGCCAGATCATCGGGTCCCCTTCGTTAACACCTGTCACAATGGTAGCCAAGTTAATTGATGGGTACTTAGCAGAAGTTGCCCCTGATGTTAATCTGAAGCTCCCCAAATTCCAGGCTCTTGCTGCTGCTGTTCCCGAGTATGCCAGACCCCTGGATGATGGTCTTTATCGTGCAATAGACATATACTTAAAG TCACATCCATGGTTGGAGGAGTCCGATAGAGAACAACTCTGCAGGCTGATGGACTGTCAGAAGCTCTCTTTGGAAGCTTGCACTCATGCTGCTCAGAACGAGAGACTACCCTTACGAATAATAGTCCAAGTACTCTTCTTTGAGCAGCTTCAGCTTAGGACTTCAATTGCTGGCTGCTTCCTAGTGTCCGACAATCTGGACGGATCAAGACCGTTGAGAAGTGGGATTGCGGCATCTTCTGAGGGAGGCTGGGCGACGGCAGTAAGGGAGAACCAGGTTTTAAAGGTTGGAATGGATAACATGAGGACGCGGGTCTCTGAGCTCGAGAAAGAGTGCTCAAACATGAGACAGGAAATCGAGAAGTTGGGTCGAACAAAGGGCTCTAATACCTGGGCGAAAAAATTCGGGTTCAAGTTGAAGTCTCAAATGTGCAGCGCTCAAGAAGGATCTGTTAGCAACCATAATAGTAACAGTGGCAAGATTGAACAAGCCAAGCACAAGAAAAACTGA
- the LOC120013633 gene encoding cell division cycle protein 123 homolog isoform X1, with protein MKEEDVNRCQIHEWYPTFKSVSIKTLYHELPESFVQYLLDDAGPFLLPVSVSNDDALPNRIHNPEEEDDYQVLEGSGDEAEEPPSPPSFPELELQIKASIETLGGAVFPKLNWSAPKDSAWISSSGTLRCTSFSEIALLLRSSDSLIHDMCHAYDSCIDKTVSKPPSFFLALRKWYPSFRPEMEFRCFVWGHQLVGISQREVTTFYPVLLEKKRNLEVLIHNFFTDHVRFKFESENYTFDVYLTQDERVKIIDFNPWGAFTLPLLFTWDELEQNVREEERMDFRIVETQCAVRPGLKTAVPYDYLDTSEGSGWDQFLRNADEELQRQSRSSEAGG; from the coding sequence ATGAAGGAAGAAGACGTGAATCGTTGCCAGATACATGAATGGTACCCAACATTCAAATCTGTATCCATTAAAACCCTATATCATGAACTTCCAGAATCTTTCGTCCAGTACCTTCTTGATGATGCTGGACCTTTCCTTCTTCCTGTTTCTGTCTCAAATGATGATGCCCTACCCAACAGGATCCATAATCCGGAAGAGGAAGATGACTATCAAGTATTAGAAGGATCTGGAGATGAAGCAGAAGAACCACCATCACCCCCTTCTTTCCCAGAACTTGAATTGCAAATTAAGGCATCAATTGAAACCCTTGGTGGTGCAGTATTTCCTAAGCTCAATTGGAGCGCGCCAAAAGACTCTGCTTGGATTAGCTCATCCGGGACCCTCCGATGCACTTCATTCAGTGAGATTGCATTGTTATTGCGATCTTCTGATTCGTTGATCCATGATATGTGTCATGCATATGATTCGTGCATTGACAAAACTGTTTCAAAACCTCCAAGTTTCTTTCTTGCCCTCCGCAAGTGGTACCCCTCTTTCAGACCAGAGATGGAATTTCGCTGCTTTGTATGGGGTCACCAGCTTGTTGGGATTTCGCAGCGTGAAGTTACTACATTTTATCCAGTTCTtcttgagaagaaaagaaatcttGAAGTGCTGATCCACAATTTCTTTACAGATCATGTGAGGTTTAAGTTTGAATCAGAAAATTACACATTTGACGTATATCTGACACAGGATGAGCGGGTTAAGATCATTGATTTCAACCCATGGGGTGCCTTTACATTGCCATTGCTATTTACTTGGGATGAACTGGAGCAAAATGTTAGGGAAGAAGAACGTATGGACTTTAGAATTGTGGAAACCCAGTGTGCTGTCCGACCAGGTTTAAAGACAGCAGTACCATATGATTATCTGGATACGTCCGAAGGGAGTGGCTGGGACCAGTTCTTGAGAAATGCTGATGAGGAGTTGCAGCGACAGTCAAGGTCTTCAGAAGCTGGTGGTTGA